The Bdellovibrionota bacterium genome includes a window with the following:
- a CDS encoding NADH-quinone oxidoreductase subunit D, translating to MGPQHPSTHGVLRFRTFTDGELIRKAIPEVGYLHRSIEKIGEMVDYPGFMPYTDRVDYVAAMTANHGYARAVEMLLHLEVPPRAHYLRVIADEMCRIVSHLIAAGTFPMDIGAVTPFVHALREREKLNDLIESLCGARLTYNYVRIGGVAFDMPPDLPERLTKYLDQFEKLMDEFDNLISNNKIFIGRLANLAVISKEQAIAYGLVGPNLRASGVKWDLRKDLPYAVYPELQFDVIVGKGERGTVGDCYDRFIVRIREMRESAKILRQCVQKIPEGPIVGKVPRIIKPPKNEAYGAVEAARGELGYFIVSDGTKNAYRVKIRTGSFAAMSIIESMSNGLMIADLVALVASLDVVAPEIDR from the coding sequence ATGGGACCGCAGCACCCGTCCACGCACGGCGTGCTGCGCTTCCGGACGTTCACGGACGGTGAACTCATTCGAAAAGCGATTCCGGAAGTCGGCTACCTCCATCGGTCGATCGAAAAGATCGGGGAGATGGTCGATTATCCCGGATTCATGCCGTATACCGATCGAGTCGACTATGTCGCGGCGATGACGGCGAATCACGGTTACGCGCGAGCCGTGGAGATGCTTCTTCATTTGGAAGTTCCTCCCCGCGCGCATTATCTCCGCGTCATTGCCGATGAGATGTGCCGGATCGTCAGCCATCTGATCGCCGCCGGGACTTTCCCGATGGATATCGGCGCCGTGACGCCTTTCGTTCATGCTCTCCGCGAGCGGGAGAAACTCAACGATCTGATCGAATCGCTCTGCGGGGCGAGACTCACGTACAATTACGTTCGTATCGGCGGCGTGGCTTTCGATATGCCTCCCGATCTGCCCGAACGACTCACTAAGTATTTGGATCAGTTCGAAAAGCTGATGGACGAATTTGACAACCTGATTTCGAACAACAAGATTTTTATCGGCCGGTTGGCGAATCTGGCGGTGATTTCCAAAGAACAAGCGATCGCGTACGGCCTGGTGGGGCCGAATTTGCGGGCGTCTGGTGTGAAATGGGATCTTCGGAAAGATCTGCCGTACGCCGTTTATCCGGAGCTTCAGTTCGACGTGATCGTGGGAAAGGGAGAGCGGGGCACCGTCGGAGATTGTTACGATCGATTCATCGTTCGAATTCGGGAAATGAGGGAATCGGCGAAAATTTTGCGTCAATGCGTCCAGAAGATTCCCGAGGGGCCGATCGTCGGTAAGGTGCCGCGGATCATTAAGCCGCCCAAAAATGAAGCCTACGGTGCCGTCGAAGCGGCTCGCGGAGAGCTCGGGTACTTTATCGTCTCCGACGGTACAAAGAACGCCTACCGCGTCAAAATTCGAACGGGAAGCTTCGCGGCCATGTCGATCATCGAATCGATGTCGAACGGTCTGATGATCGCCGATCTTGTCGCGCTCGTCGCCAGCCTTGACGTCGTGGCGCCCGAGATAGATCGATGA
- a CDS encoding NADH-quinone oxidoreductase subunit C, producing the protein MKADEIARLLKDRFGPVVLETVTETIQPWVRVEPAKIVEVAGFCRDSEQLEFDFLRSIAGVDYKEELELVYLLFSYTHRHEFKLKVRVPRENPEVPSVEGIWPAANWHEREQYDLLGFQFSGHSDLRRIMLPDDWEGHPLRKDYKERDSYRGVSTTREYLTGMPQLPTLPPIPSGVKK; encoded by the coding sequence ATGAAAGCCGATGAAATTGCGAGGCTTCTAAAGGACCGCTTCGGTCCCGTCGTTTTGGAGACGGTGACCGAGACGATTCAGCCTTGGGTACGAGTGGAACCGGCCAAAATCGTCGAAGTGGCGGGATTTTGCCGTGATTCCGAACAACTGGAGTTCGATTTTTTGCGTTCGATCGCCGGCGTGGATTACAAGGAAGAGCTGGAACTCGTTTATCTGCTCTTTTCCTATACGCACCGGCACGAATTCAAACTCAAGGTGCGTGTGCCTCGGGAGAATCCCGAGGTCCCGAGCGTGGAAGGAATCTGGCCGGCGGCCAATTGGCACGAGAGGGAGCAGTATGATTTGCTCGGTTTTCAATTTTCCGGTCACTCCGATTTGCGAAGAATCATGCTTCCGGACGACTGGGAGGGGCATCCCCTTCGAAAAGATTATAAAGAACGGGATTCGTATCGAGGCGTCTCCACGACACGGGAATATCTGACCGGGATGCCGCAGCTTCCGACGTTGCCTCCCATTCCGAGCGGGGTAAAGAAGTGA
- a CDS encoding TIGR02266 family protein, whose product MDRPPSSETGKPRIPTPTETKEPERRRELRIPMRVLRVEAEREGEVFFGYAANLSVTGLFIQTTNPKPVGTQVHVAFTLPKAKEKITSKAEIVWVQEYAGKDGPSPGMGLRFLEPPDSTLAAIRKFIEGTSE is encoded by the coding sequence ATGGACCGACCCCCTTCCTCCGAAACAGGCAAACCCAGAATTCCCACACCGACGGAGACAAAAGAACCGGAACGGCGCCGCGAGCTTCGTATTCCGATGCGGGTTCTCCGCGTCGAAGCGGAACGGGAAGGTGAAGTCTTTTTCGGCTACGCCGCCAATCTCAGTGTGACCGGCCTTTTCATTCAGACGACGAATCCGAAACCGGTCGGTACGCAAGTGCACGTCGCGTTTACGCTTCCGAAAGCAAAGGAAAAAATCACGTCAAAAGCGGAGATCGTTTGGGTGCAGGAGTACGCGGGAAAAGACGGCCCCTCGCCGGGAATGGGACTCCGTTTCTTGGAACCACCGGATTCGACTTTAGCCGCGATTCGAAAATTTATCGAAGGAACAAGCGAATAG
- a CDS encoding NADH-quinone oxidoreductase subunit A: protein MLFDFANALVFAMFGIGFVLVSLFLARLLAPRRPTYEKSIPYECGELPVGTPWIRFNPRYYVFALIFIIFDVEIAFMYPCAVLFREWVGQGLGKVAYYEIAAFVGFLIAGLAYAWRRGDLEWIRSVARREESESAPSEMRAAS from the coding sequence ATGCTCTTCGATTTCGCAAATGCTCTCGTCTTCGCGATGTTCGGGATCGGGTTCGTCCTGGTGAGCTTATTTCTTGCGAGACTCCTGGCTCCACGAAGGCCCACGTATGAAAAATCGATCCCTTACGAGTGCGGCGAGTTGCCGGTTGGAACACCTTGGATTCGGTTCAATCCCAGGTATTACGTCTTTGCCCTCATTTTCATCATTTTCGATGTTGAAATCGCTTTTATGTACCCGTGCGCCGTCCTCTTTCGGGAGTGGGTGGGTCAAGGCCTCGGGAAGGTCGCCTATTACGAGATCGCCGCGTTCGTGGGCTTCTTGATTGCCGGACTGGCGTACGCTTGGAGAAGAGGCGATCTTGAGTGGATTCGTTCGGTGGCGCGAAGAGAAGAAAGCGAATCGGCGCCGTCCGAAATGCGCGCAGCCAGCTAG